The following nucleotide sequence is from Roseivirga sp. BDSF3-8.
TCAGAGGCAAGGCCGTCGCTGATGTCGATCATGGCGGTAGGCACCACGCCCAGGTCACGCAGGTCAAATATCACGTCCATCCGTGCCACGGGCTTAAGCTGCCGGCCGACTACTTCCTTATATTTTTCCAGGTCCGGCTGCATTTCAGGGTTTTCCCTGAATACGGCCTTTTCACGCTCCAGCACCTGCAGGCCCATATAGGCACCACCCAGGTCACCGGTGACGCAGAGTATGTCGGCCGTTTTAGCGGTAGAGCGCAAGGCTAGCTGTTCCGGGGTGGTCTCTCCCACAGCAGTGATAGAGATTACGAGGCCCGAGTGGCTGCTGGTGGTGTCTCCTCCTACCAGGTCTACATTATAGTCCTGACAGGCCTGGTGTATGCCCTGGTACAGGGCCTCTACGGCCTCTACGGAAAAGCGGTTGCTAAGGGCAATATTGACAGTGATATACTTTGGCAAGCCGTACATGGCCGCTATATCCGACACATTTACGGATACGGCCTTGTAGCCCAGGTGGGGCAGAGGCATATAGCTAAGGTCAAAATGTACCCCTTCCAGCAACATGTCTGTGGTGACCAGGGTAAGCTTACCGCCATCTTCTATAACGGCGGCATCGTCACCTATCCCTACCCTGGTAGAGGGATTAGTGACAGGGCTTAGGGCTTTGAGCCGGTCTATCAGGCCAAACTCCCCGATTTCGCCGATCTCTGTACGTTTGGGACTTTCTGACATTGTATTTTCTCAATAAACGTAAAAATGGTATAGCCGCTACGCTGCCTTTCTTTACCTGACGGATGGAAAAAGCACATCATCCGTAGCGGCTAAGGGCGGCGTTTTTTGGCTTGCAGCCATCTGGCATGTATCTTCCTCAAAAAGAAGAAGGTATGAAGAAGTTGATCCTGTTTACGGTTCTTTGTCTAATGGTACTGGCTAGCTGCGGACCGCGTCCACAGTACAAAACACGCTCAGGCAAAAAGAAAAACACGCATTATAACTCTAT
It contains:
- the thiL gene encoding thiamine-phosphate kinase; the protein is MSESPKRTEIGEIGEFGLIDRLKALSPVTNPSTRVGIGDDAAVIEDGGKLTLVTTDMLLEGVHFDLSYMPLPHLGYKAVSVNVSDIAAMYGLPKYITVNIALSNRFSVEAVEALYQGIHQACQDYNVDLVGGDTTSSHSGLVISITAVGETTPEQLALRSTAKTADILCVTGDLGGAYMGLQVLEREKAVFRENPEMQPDLEKYKEVVGRQLKPVARMDVIFDLRDLGVVPTAMIDISDGLASEVMHLCKSSGLGAVVYEDKLPMTKDVYEVADEFKIGAPTAALNGGEDYELLFTIGQEDYEKIKNHPDITTIGYMQEKENGKVLITRGQQKVPLQAQGWKHFD